One Deltaproteobacteria bacterium DNA window includes the following coding sequences:
- a CDS encoding (2Fe-2S)-binding protein, producing the protein MERELTDERTDRRTVSVTVNGRRCAAEVDVRKTLADFLREDAGFTGVHVGCEHGVCGACSVLMDGQVVRSCILFAVQAHGHEIVTVEGLGDEEALDPLQQAFVEHHALQCGFCTPGMLLAAVDLLKHCPDPTETQVREALSGNLCMCTGYANIVRAVRAAAPSVRSG; encoded by the coding sequence ATGGAGCGGGAGTTGACGGACGAACGAACGGACAGGCGCACCGTCTCCGTGACGGTCAACGGGCGGCGTTGCGCGGCCGAGGTGGACGTGCGCAAGACACTGGCCGACTTCCTGCGCGAGGACGCGGGCTTCACCGGCGTTCACGTGGGCTGCGAGCACGGCGTGTGCGGCGCGTGCTCGGTGCTGATGGACGGGCAGGTGGTGCGTTCGTGCATCCTCTTCGCCGTGCAGGCCCACGGCCACGAGATCGTGACCGTGGAGGGGCTGGGCGACGAGGAGGCGTTGGACCCGTTGCAGCAGGCGTTCGTGGAGCACCATGCGCTCCAGTGCGGCTTCTGCACGCCGGGCATGCTGCTGGCGGCCGTGGATCTGTTGAAGCACTGTCCCGATCCCACGGAGACCCAGGTGCGCGAGGCGCTCTCCGGCAACCTGTGCATGTGCACCGGATACGCCAACATCGTCCGCGCGGTACGCGCCGCCGCGCCAAGCGTCAGATCCGGTTGA
- a CDS encoding tripartite tricarboxylate transporter TctB family protein: MKGSTLLGVILVATAALFFGWSFSYGGMAGFVPLVLAFPTLLLAALCLAGERYPRILSAFEVSLEDVLSSAAGAEDVVETAQQGPKAGELGLIVRMFVWFAAFGVLVFITGFYVSTFLFAVLFTHKQGGIGWPGTAFITALALGFFYFIFERTLAVDLFAGVIFGAFIPPL, translated from the coding sequence ATGAAAGGGTCCACGCTTCTCGGGGTGATCCTCGTGGCCACCGCGGCGCTGTTCTTCGGGTGGTCGTTCTCCTACGGCGGCATGGCGGGCTTCGTGCCCCTGGTGCTGGCGTTCCCAACCCTGCTGCTGGCGGCCCTGTGTCTCGCCGGTGAACGCTATCCGCGCATCCTGAGCGCTTTCGAAGTGAGCCTGGAGGATGTCCTTTCCTCGGCCGCGGGTGCCGAGGACGTTGTCGAGACCGCGCAGCAGGGCCCCAAGGCCGGCGAGTTGGGCCTCATCGTTCGCATGTTCGTGTGGTTCGCGGCGTTCGGGGTGCTGGTCTTCATCACCGGGTTCTATGTGTCGACCTTCCTGTTCGCGGTGCTCTTCACGCACAAGCAGGGTGGCATCGGCTGGCCGGGAACGGCCTTCATCACCGCACTGGCGCTCGGTTTCTTCTATTTCATCTTCGAACGGACGCTGGCCGTCGACCTCTTTGCCGGCGTGATTTTCGGCGCTTTCATCCCGCCGCTCTGA
- a CDS encoding tripartite tricarboxylate transporter permease, whose translation MWEPFLLAMGMLSEPMNLLVLAVGAVSGLILGALPGLFLAGLTIGMTFTFGWDAETAMFLMAGMMGAATEGGSVPAILLNIPGEAPNAATCFDGHPMARRGEAGRAVGLAAASSFLGAVVGMCFLMILIPFVKIIVLSFGPPEFFMLVVFGLLTVAYAARGNMLKGLVSAGIGVLLSLIGFSPVHGVLRFNFGSDNYLWDGIPLVPFFIGLFAIAELVNHVLRGDTIAEGGARIRVGLFGAFKGFWEVFQYKTTLVRSSAIGIFAGIIPGIGGGLANFLSYSMAVQFSKNPEKFGTGTPEGIIASEASNDAKDGGALLPTIIFGIPGSAGMAVLLGAFILHGLQPGFFFIREHMDIVFVLIFGFVIANFLASLMAAFGADILARVTTLRVGYVVPAAFLLSVGGAYAARENVWDIGIAIAAGILGFAFNRFGFSLVTLVIGFLLGVRAELSFVQSLQISAGSYAIFFTRPVTIVLMLLSILMLCLPWLSSRKGKASS comes from the coding sequence ATGTGGGAACCATTTCTCCTGGCCATGGGCATGCTCAGCGAGCCCATGAACCTCTTGGTGCTCGCCGTCGGCGCGGTGTCCGGCCTCATCCTGGGGGCGCTCCCGGGGCTGTTCCTGGCGGGCCTGACCATCGGCATGACCTTCACCTTCGGGTGGGACGCGGAGACCGCCATGTTCCTCATGGCGGGGATGATGGGGGCCGCCACCGAAGGGGGTTCGGTTCCCGCCATCCTGCTCAACATCCCCGGAGAAGCGCCCAACGCCGCCACCTGCTTCGACGGGCATCCCATGGCGCGCCGGGGCGAGGCGGGCCGGGCCGTGGGGCTGGCGGCGGCGTCGTCGTTTCTCGGCGCCGTGGTGGGCATGTGCTTCCTGATGATCCTCATCCCATTCGTGAAGATCATCGTGCTGTCCTTCGGCCCGCCAGAGTTCTTCATGCTGGTGGTCTTCGGCCTTCTGACCGTGGCCTACGCCGCCCGCGGCAACATGCTCAAGGGGCTCGTGTCCGCGGGCATCGGCGTGCTCTTGTCGCTCATCGGCTTCAGTCCGGTGCACGGGGTGCTGCGCTTCAACTTCGGCAGCGACAACTACCTGTGGGACGGTATCCCGCTGGTGCCGTTCTTCATCGGGCTCTTCGCCATCGCCGAGCTGGTCAACCACGTGCTGCGCGGCGATACCATCGCCGAGGGCGGCGCGCGCATCAGGGTGGGTCTGTTCGGCGCCTTCAAGGGGTTCTGGGAGGTTTTCCAATACAAGACCACGCTGGTGCGGAGCTCGGCCATCGGTATCTTTGCGGGCATCATTCCGGGCATCGGCGGGGGGTTGGCCAACTTTCTCTCCTACTCCATGGCCGTGCAGTTCTCCAAGAACCCGGAGAAGTTCGGCACCGGCACTCCCGAGGGCATCATCGCCTCCGAGGCCTCCAATGACGCCAAGGACGGCGGCGCCCTGCTGCCCACCATTATCTTCGGCATCCCTGGCAGCGCCGGCATGGCCGTGCTTCTGGGCGCCTTCATCCTCCACGGGCTCCAGCCCGGGTTCTTCTTCATCCGGGAACACATGGACATCGTGTTCGTGCTGATCTTCGGCTTCGTGATCGCCAACTTCCTGGCCAGCCTCATGGCCGCGTTCGGCGCCGATATCCTCGCCCGGGTCACCACGCTGCGCGTGGGCTACGTGGTCCCGGCCGCCTTCCTGCTGTCCGTCGGCGGCGCCTACGCCGCGCGCGAGAACGTCTGGGACATCGGTATCGCCATCGCCGCGGGCATCCTCGGTTTCGCGTTCAACCGGTTCGGTTTCTCGCTGGTGACGCTGGTCATCGGATTCCTGCTCGGGGTGCGCGCGGAACTGTCCTTCGTGCAGTCGCTGCAGATCTCCGCCGGCAGCTACGCCATCTTTTTCACGCGGCCCGTCACCATAGTGCTGATGCTCCTGAGCATCCTCATGCTCTGCCTGCCGTGGCTGTCGAGCCGGAAAGGGAAGGCGTCGTCATGA
- a CDS encoding EamA family transporter: MEFDAALLFALGTALAYAVADVTARFGLERANAVVGAMMALASSVMMFTLVIAALDVRFPAWGVHYLWMMLGGALNPGVFFVTFFIGISKIGVSRAAPIKGSSAIFAAFMAMAFLGEDPAWYNLTGILLVVAGIAVISSGAVTGHWRRVDMLWPLGAAVAGAGAALCWRIGVQAFPDTVAAAAVAILAALVVVTGYTLATRRGEIRENVRVGWKYFIVAGAIEGLGKFLYASALQLGEIYRMLPLIQTSPLFVVLISLVVLRRAERITWRVPAGAVLTVGGAILVNVRLG, from the coding sequence ATGGAGTTCGACGCGGCACTGCTGTTCGCTCTGGGCACGGCCCTCGCCTACGCCGTCGCCGACGTGACCGCGCGTTTCGGGCTGGAGCGGGCCAACGCCGTGGTGGGGGCCATGATGGCCCTCGCATCCTCGGTGATGATGTTCACCCTCGTGATCGCGGCCCTCGACGTGCGCTTCCCGGCGTGGGGCGTCCACTACCTGTGGATGATGCTGGGCGGGGCGCTCAACCCAGGCGTGTTCTTCGTGACCTTCTTCATCGGGATCTCGAAGATCGGTGTGTCGCGCGCCGCGCCCATCAAGGGCAGTTCGGCCATCTTCGCCGCCTTCATGGCCATGGCCTTCCTCGGTGAGGATCCGGCTTGGTACAACCTGACCGGTATCCTGCTGGTAGTGGCGGGGATCGCGGTGATCTCGTCCGGGGCTGTCACCGGGCATTGGCGCAGGGTGGACATGCTTTGGCCACTGGGTGCCGCGGTGGCCGGCGCGGGCGCGGCTCTTTGCTGGCGTATCGGCGTGCAGGCCTTTCCCGACACGGTGGCCGCCGCCGCCGTGGCCATCCTGGCGGCCTTGGTGGTGGTAACCGGTTACACTCTGGCGACGCGCCGGGGCGAGATCCGCGAGAACGTGCGTGTTGGCTGGAAATACTTCATCGTCGCCGGAGCCATCGAAGGCCTCGGCAAGTTCCTGTATGCCAGCGCACTGCAACTCGGCGAGATCTACCGCATGCTGCCGCTGATCCAGACCTCGCCGTTGTTCGTGGTGTTGATTTCCCTGGTGGTGCTGCGGCGGGCGGAGCGCATCACCTGGCGGGTGCCGGCGGGGGCGGTGCTGACCGTGGGCGGCGCGATCCTGGTGAACGTGCGCCTGGGGTGA
- a CDS encoding LexA family transcriptional regulator, whose product MPRRKTPPLSSPSKNKIRDFIDDEKSLGRATKGQIAAAIGIRPSHFSNLLNGRNEWKLNQLEKLAEFLGVPLTRLFAERGKESPERPARRNREVELEDSVRRTLRAEARGLRAALRRDLDLLLRERISGDRQSLPGGYATDDVPADYWTEGVDLDEALPVEMRELDAAYDASGAAQTPESVWFGRDWLRRQRLDSTQCLIVRIQDDSMAETLPDGCSVLVNRRQRQRHAGRIFALRTEDRLLIRRAGRDASGAWLLECDHPAWATVAWPDDAKVVGEVRWMARTF is encoded by the coding sequence ATGCCCCGACGGAAGACTCCCCCACTCTCAAGTCCCTCCAAGAACAAGATCCGGGATTTCATTGACGACGAGAAATCCCTGGGACGAGCCACGAAGGGGCAGATAGCGGCCGCCATCGGCATTCGACCGAGCCACTTCTCCAACCTCTTGAACGGACGCAACGAGTGGAAACTGAACCAACTGGAGAAGCTGGCCGAATTTCTGGGAGTGCCGCTTACCCGGCTGTTCGCCGAGCGCGGCAAGGAGAGCCCGGAGCGTCCCGCGCGACGGAATCGCGAGGTGGAACTGGAGGACAGCGTACGGCGGACCTTGAGAGCCGAGGCTCGCGGGCTGCGCGCCGCGTTGCGGCGGGATCTGGATCTTCTTCTGCGCGAGCGGATCTCCGGCGACCGCCAGTCCTTGCCCGGCGGATACGCGACGGACGACGTCCCGGCTGACTACTGGACGGAGGGCGTCGACCTTGACGAAGCTCTCCCCGTGGAGATGCGGGAGCTCGACGCGGCTTACGACGCGTCCGGGGCAGCGCAAACCCCCGAGTCCGTGTGGTTCGGACGTGACTGGCTGCGCCGGCAGAGACTGGATTCCACCCAGTGCCTCATCGTCAGGATACAAGACGATTCCATGGCGGAGACCCTCCCGGACGGATGTTCCGTGCTGGTGAACCGGCGACAGCGGCAGAGGCACGCGGGACGCATCTTTGCGCTGCGCACCGAGGACAGGCTGTTGATCCGGCGCGCGGGCAGGGATGCCTCCGGCGCCTGGCTGCTTGAATGCGATCATCCGGCGTGGGCGACCGTGGCCTGGCCTGATGACGCGAAGGTCGTCGGCGAGGTGCGCTGGATGGCACGGACGTTCTGA
- a CDS encoding tripartite tricarboxylate transporter substrate-binding protein: MRNLTTRILLGALALGLAVSLPLSQAGAEFPDRNINIVVPFSPGGGYDSIARATARSMKKFVPKGVNIIVKNVTGAAGRRASVFMYRAKPDGYTIAHFQASGMLGDQMLSEKPVGFETSKYTWLARVGADPFGLHVSAKGPHKSIADLQKAKRVTWGVEGIGVGRWLGSFLAAKTFGIDFNVVAGYRGTGESLPALLRGDFDVWAQPIDHPSVTSYLGTDLRPVVQLDRKRAVNAPDVKTSYEMGFDLYFSDLRAFGGPPGIPADRAKILEELLLKSMRDEDYIAWKKSSSIQLVEGPGSSVTEDLKYYENLFQANLKEMRAAAKAK, translated from the coding sequence ATGCGAAATCTGACGACTCGAATCCTGTTGGGGGCCCTCGCGCTCGGTCTGGCCGTGAGCCTGCCGCTCTCGCAGGCGGGTGCCGAGTTCCCCGACCGCAACATCAACATCGTCGTGCCGTTCTCGCCCGGCGGCGGCTACGACTCCATCGCCCGCGCCACGGCCCGGAGCATGAAGAAGTTCGTTCCCAAGGGCGTGAACATCATCGTCAAGAACGTCACCGGCGCCGCCGGCCGCCGCGCCTCGGTATTCATGTACCGCGCCAAGCCCGACGGCTACACCATCGCCCACTTCCAAGCCTCCGGGATGCTCGGCGACCAGATGCTGTCGGAAAAGCCCGTCGGCTTCGAAACCAGCAAGTACACGTGGCTCGCCCGGGTGGGGGCGGACCCCTTCGGCCTTCACGTATCGGCCAAGGGCCCCCACAAGTCCATCGCGGACCTGCAGAAGGCAAAACGTGTCACCTGGGGGGTCGAGGGTATCGGCGTGGGACGGTGGTTGGGCTCGTTCCTGGCCGCCAAGACCTTCGGCATCGACTTTAACGTGGTGGCCGGCTACCGTGGCACGGGCGAGTCGCTGCCGGCGCTCCTGCGCGGCGACTTCGACGTCTGGGCCCAGCCCATCGACCACCCGTCGGTGACCTCCTATCTCGGCACGGACCTGCGCCCGGTGGTTCAACTGGACAGGAAGCGCGCCGTCAACGCCCCGGACGTGAAGACTTCTTACGAGATGGGCTTTGACCTCTACTTCAGCGACCTGCGCGCCTTCGGCGGCCCTCCGGGAATCCCCGCGGACCGGGCGAAGATCCTCGAGGAACTCCTGCTCAAGTCCATGCGGGACGAGGACTACATCGCCTGGAAGAAATCGTCGTCCATCCAGTTGGTCGAGGGGCCGGGTTCCTCCGTGACCGAAGACCTGAAATACTACGAGAACCTTTTCCAGGCCAACCTCAAGGAGATGCGAGCGGCCGCCAAGGCCAAGTAG
- a CDS encoding xanthine dehydrogenase family protein molybdopterin-binding subunit, with amino-acid sequence MQPSSTQWKGRPVRLREDLRFSTGRGTYIDDMKFPDTLHVALLRSVHAHARIVNVDLSEALAMPGVVCGLTGEDVGRMTKPLRSLIPIPVALDAYCLAFGKVTHVGEPVAAILATSRYLAEDALEKIRVEYEPLPAAVDPEAAMEPDAPLLFESMGTNVMWQDRFDYGDTDAAFARAAHVFKKRFYIQRYSSTALETFGCTAVYDDHREQLTVWSNDQRPGQAMPIVAHSLGLTHAQIRFVTPDVGGGFGNKRKAHYLIIAALLSKLSGGKPVHYLEDRRENLMALIHACNGVMDLETALDEEGRILGMRVRDIADEGANVLNPTVHSILKLGNLTNCYRIPVVRYEVNSVMTNKCPSGANRGIGKPFMCLAMERMMDYLARQLGMDPIELRRRNLVPPDAMPYTGPSGALIDSGDFGGTLDKLLPLIDYQDFLQEQREARARGRYLGIGIAIGLEPSTSNQSAYMLSSGRRSASGSAEAAMVRVEHDGSILVLLGDVGSGQGHETAAAQIVADELGVAMDGVRVSPFFDSAVTPWLYATGNYSNKFAGTDVGAILGAAHKVRDKLLELAAYLLQEPVENLELAEGGVRARDRHEHRKTLAELAFVAYRDLLSLPRGMEPGLEGRFYYSSDLANVPDENRRVRNQLFASNAAHGVIVEVDPDTGGVAILKYGVVHDCGIVLNPAIVEGLVQGATAHGIGAALFEEFDYDEQGNLKATTFVDYLKPTAVEIPDVRMDHLVTPSPYTPLGMKGVGEGGAIPAPAAICNAVENALAPLGCTFDHLPLTPERVWTEIEKARAEPS; translated from the coding sequence ATGCAACCTTCATCCACCCAATGGAAGGGCCGCCCGGTCCGGCTGAGAGAGGACCTGCGGTTCTCCACCGGCCGGGGCACCTACATCGACGACATGAAGTTCCCGGACACGCTGCACGTCGCGTTGCTGCGGAGCGTGCACGCGCACGCGCGCATCGTGAACGTGGACCTGAGCGAGGCGTTGGCCATGCCCGGGGTGGTGTGCGGCCTCACCGGCGAGGACGTGGGGCGCATGACCAAGCCGCTGCGCTCCCTCATCCCCATTCCGGTGGCCCTCGACGCCTACTGCCTGGCCTTCGGCAAGGTCACCCACGTGGGCGAGCCGGTGGCCGCCATCCTGGCTACCAGCCGCTACCTGGCCGAGGACGCGCTGGAGAAGATCCGGGTGGAGTACGAGCCCCTGCCCGCGGCGGTGGACCCCGAGGCGGCCATGGAGCCGGACGCGCCGCTGCTTTTCGAGTCCATGGGCACCAACGTCATGTGGCAAGACCGCTTCGACTACGGCGACACGGATGCGGCCTTCGCGCGCGCGGCCCACGTCTTCAAGAAGCGCTTCTACATCCAGCGCTACTCGTCCACGGCGCTCGAGACCTTCGGCTGCACCGCGGTCTATGACGACCACCGGGAACAGCTCACCGTCTGGTCCAACGACCAGCGCCCGGGCCAGGCCATGCCCATCGTGGCCCACAGCCTGGGCCTGACCCATGCGCAGATCCGTTTCGTCACGCCGGACGTGGGCGGCGGCTTCGGCAACAAGCGCAAGGCCCACTACCTGATCATCGCGGCGCTTCTGTCCAAGCTGAGCGGGGGCAAGCCGGTGCACTACCTGGAGGACCGGCGCGAGAACCTCATGGCGCTGATCCACGCGTGCAACGGCGTCATGGACCTGGAAACGGCGCTGGACGAGGAAGGCCGCATCCTCGGCATGAGGGTGCGCGACATCGCGGACGAGGGCGCCAACGTCCTCAATCCCACGGTGCATTCGATCCTCAAGCTCGGCAACCTGACCAACTGCTACCGCATCCCGGTGGTGCGCTACGAGGTCAACTCGGTGATGACCAACAAGTGCCCGTCGGGCGCCAACCGGGGCATCGGCAAGCCGTTCATGTGCCTGGCCATGGAACGGATGATGGACTACCTGGCGCGGCAGCTCGGCATGGACCCCATCGAGCTGCGGCGCAGGAACCTGGTGCCGCCCGACGCCATGCCCTACACCGGCCCCAGCGGCGCGCTCATCGACAGCGGCGACTTCGGCGGCACCCTCGACAAGCTGCTGCCGCTCATCGACTACCAGGACTTTCTCCAGGAACAGCGTGAGGCCCGCGCCCGGGGACGCTACCTCGGCATCGGCATCGCCATCGGGCTGGAGCCGAGCACCTCCAACCAGTCGGCCTACATGCTCTCGTCCGGCCGGCGCAGCGCCTCGGGCTCGGCCGAGGCGGCCATGGTGCGGGTGGAGCACGACGGCAGCATCCTGGTGCTCCTGGGGGACGTGGGCAGCGGCCAGGGGCACGAGACCGCCGCGGCGCAGATCGTCGCCGACGAGCTGGGGGTCGCCATGGACGGCGTGCGCGTGTCGCCGTTCTTCGACTCCGCGGTGACGCCCTGGCTCTACGCCACCGGCAACTACTCCAACAAGTTCGCCGGCACCGACGTGGGCGCCATCCTCGGGGCCGCGCACAAGGTCCGCGACAAGCTTCTGGAGTTGGCGGCGTACCTGCTGCAGGAGCCGGTGGAGAACCTGGAGCTGGCCGAGGGGGGCGTGCGCGCCCGCGACCGCCACGAGCATCGCAAGACTCTGGCGGAGCTGGCCTTCGTGGCCTACCGCGACCTGCTGTCGCTGCCGCGCGGGATGGAGCCGGGCCTGGAGGGTCGATTCTACTACAGCTCCGACCTCGCCAACGTCCCCGACGAGAACCGCCGCGTGCGCAACCAGCTCTTCGCCAGCAACGCCGCCCACGGGGTCATCGTCGAAGTGGACCCGGACACCGGCGGGGTCGCGATCCTCAAGTACGGCGTGGTGCACGACTGCGGCATTGTGCTGAACCCGGCCATCGTGGAAGGGCTGGTGCAGGGCGCCACCGCCCACGGCATCGGCGCGGCGCTGTTCGAGGAGTTCGACTACGACGAGCAGGGGAACCTGAAAGCGACGACCTTCGTGGACTACCTGAAGCCCACCGCGGTGGAGATCCCCGACGTGCGCATGGACCACCTGGTGACGCCGTCGCCGTATACGCCTCTGGGAATGAAGGGAGTGGGGGAGGGCGGCGCCATTCCCGCGCCCGCGGCCATCTGCAATGCGGTGGAGAACGCGCTGGCGCCGCTGGGCTGCACCTTCGACCATCTCCCGCTCACGCCCGAACGGGTGTGGACCGAAATAGAAAAGGCCCGCGCCGAACCATCGTAG
- a CDS encoding ABC transporter substrate-binding protein: MAELVKINVESAEAVLGLHWFVAQEEGLFEEEGMEVEILLPGVRETKFAADDPRRTDHTLVKSTNYQFLYEQKKVDIMRACSWGQVRRAYDSERGAPIWTKRPAVVCQGIYVLPDSPVNAPMQLANKSVGVQYHQGSHYHTLSLLEGFVARDEMNVVHAGTVHERFIALENGEVDAATLMEPWISLAQKRGYKMITEGHYLGVENGPADMDPDLLKRMLRAIKKSVTYINKNPRKYIKHMLAEIPEHYANELTEDDFYLPRLRYVDPEPYTEEEFERQYKWMLTWDLIPEDADYTELVCNVTV; encoded by the coding sequence ATGGCTGAGTTGGTCAAGATCAACGTGGAGAGCGCGGAAGCGGTTCTGGGGCTCCACTGGTTCGTGGCGCAGGAAGAAGGACTGTTCGAGGAAGAAGGCATGGAGGTGGAGATCCTCCTGCCGGGCGTGCGCGAGACCAAGTTCGCGGCCGACGATCCGCGGCGCACCGACCACACCCTGGTGAAGTCCACCAACTACCAGTTCCTGTACGAGCAGAAGAAGGTGGACATCATGCGCGCCTGTTCCTGGGGACAGGTGCGGCGGGCCTACGACAGCGAGCGCGGCGCCCCCATCTGGACCAAGCGCCCGGCGGTGGTGTGCCAGGGCATCTACGTCCTGCCCGACTCGCCGGTGAACGCGCCCATGCAGCTCGCCAACAAGAGCGTCGGCGTCCAGTACCACCAGGGCTCGCACTACCACACCCTGTCCCTGCTCGAGGGCTTCGTCGCCCGGGACGAGATGAACGTGGTGCACGCCGGCACCGTGCACGAACGGTTCATCGCGCTGGAGAACGGCGAGGTGGACGCGGCCACGCTCATGGAGCCGTGGATCTCGCTGGCCCAGAAGCGCGGTTACAAGATGATTACCGAGGGCCACTACCTGGGGGTGGAGAACGGCCCCGCCGACATGGACCCCGACCTGCTCAAACGCATGCTGCGGGCCATCAAGAAGTCCGTCACCTACATCAACAAGAACCCCAGGAAGTACATCAAGCACATGCTGGCGGAGATCCCCGAGCACTACGCCAACGAGCTCACGGAAGACGACTTCTACCTGCCGCGGCTGCGCTACGTGGACCCGGAGCCCTATACCGAGGAAGAGTTCGAGCGGCAGTACAAGTGGATGCTGACGTGGGACCTGATCCCCGAGGACGCGGACTACACCGAGCTGGTGTGCAATGTGACCGTCTGA
- a CDS encoding single-stranded DNA-binding protein, with protein sequence MSVNIAIVVGNLGKDPEVRFTQSGRAVANFSIATSESWTGQDGNSQERTEWHNIVVWGKQAEACGQYLSKGRQVFVQGRIQTRKWTDQNGQDRYTTEIVAQRVQFLGGGGGARASQESQDQGFGEPSSSFQSPPIDDDIPF encoded by the coding sequence ATGTCCGTGAACATCGCTATCGTCGTAGGAAACCTTGGCAAGGACCCGGAGGTCCGCTTCACCCAGAGCGGCCGCGCGGTCGCCAATTTTTCCATCGCCACATCCGAGTCCTGGACCGGTCAGGACGGCAACTCCCAGGAACGCACGGAGTGGCACAACATCGTCGTGTGGGGCAAGCAAGCGGAAGCCTGCGGCCAGTACCTGTCCAAGGGACGGCAGGTCTTCGTCCAGGGCCGTATCCAGACCCGCAAGTGGACCGACCAGAACGGCCAGGACCGCTACACCACCGAGATCGTCGCCCAGCGGGTGCAGTTCCTCGGCGGCGGAGGCGGCGCGCGCGCTTCGCAGGAGTCCCAGGACCAGGGGTTCGGCGAACCTTCGTCCTCCTTCCAGTCCCCGCCCATCGACGACGACATCCCCTTCTAG
- a CDS encoding xanthine dehydrogenase family protein subunit M produces MKPPPFRYHTPRSLSEALDLLRESSGDARVLAGGQSLVPLLNLRLAYPEVLVDLNQVEGLSYIRDDGARLCIGAMTRQREAEFSTVLAERCPLLVEALTQVGHPAIRNRGTVGGSLAHADPVAELPCVMTALDAELVAAGPAGERVMAASEFFLGPYETALAPGEILVEARIPLTPAPRPASFVEFSRRHGDFALAEAAVVLEGNGTCTGARVVAAGPAWTPSRLDAVERLVGGAGVARTDGAAQHDLVEEAGRTAETEVAALVTHADATPYQRRLAAVLVKRSVAQALERWSGS; encoded by the coding sequence ATGAAGCCACCTCCGTTTCGTTACCATACCCCCCGGTCGCTGTCCGAAGCGCTCGACCTCCTGCGAGAATCGTCGGGCGACGCGCGGGTGCTGGCCGGCGGTCAGAGCCTCGTGCCGTTGCTCAACCTGCGGCTGGCCTATCCCGAGGTCTTGGTGGATCTCAATCAGGTGGAGGGTCTGTCCTATATCCGCGACGACGGCGCGCGGCTGTGCATCGGCGCCATGACTCGCCAGCGCGAGGCGGAGTTCTCGACGGTGCTGGCGGAGCGTTGCCCGCTTCTCGTGGAGGCGCTGACGCAGGTGGGGCATCCCGCCATCCGCAACCGCGGCACCGTCGGCGGCAGCCTGGCGCACGCGGATCCGGTGGCGGAGTTGCCGTGTGTGATGACGGCGCTGGACGCGGAGTTGGTGGCGGCGGGGCCGGCGGGCGAGCGGGTGATGGCCGCGAGCGAGTTTTTCCTGGGTCCCTACGAGACCGCGCTGGCGCCGGGCGAGATATTGGTGGAGGCGCGGATTCCGTTGACGCCGGCGCCCCGACCGGCGAGCTTCGTGGAGTTCAGCCGCCGCCACGGCGATTTCGCGTTGGCCGAGGCCGCGGTCGTGCTGGAGGGGAACGGAACGTGCACCGGCGCGCGCGTGGTGGCGGCCGGACCGGCGTGGACACCGTCACGGCTGGACGCGGTCGAACGGCTGGTGGGCGGAGCGGGAGTGGCTCGTACGGACGGTGCCGCCCAACACGATCTCGTGGAAGAAGCGGGCAGGACGGCCGAGACCGAGGTGGCGGCGCTCGTCACCCATGCGGACGCCACGCCCTACCAGCGGCGACTGGCCGCGGTGCTGGTCAAGCGCTCCGTCGCGCAAGCGCTGGAGCGATGGAGCGGGAGTTGA